The Neodiprion virginianus isolate iyNeoVirg1 chromosome 5, iyNeoVirg1.1, whole genome shotgun sequence genome contains a region encoding:
- the LOC124304892 gene encoding arfGAP with SH3 domain, ANK repeat and PH domain-containing protein isoform X4 — MPGLIAVGEFVEETKEDYNSPTTSTFVSRMPQCRQTITSLEETLDFDRDGLTKLKKAIKAIHNSGNAHVDNEVYLGRALEKLGDAALKEQEPDIGAAFLKFAVVTKELSALMKTLMQNINNIVMFPLDSVLKGDLRGVKGDLKRPFEKAWKDYETKYAKIEKEKKQHAKEAGLIRTEVTPAEIADEMEKERRMFQLQMCEVRTFYSGRLIVRPIYLIKVNEIKTKKGIELLQHLVEYYHAQTNYFQDGLKTIEHFGSYVADLSVKLQKIRQTQDEERKRLTELRSLLRNSGCDKEMNVNASVGYSLHQLQGDKQHGVTRSGHLLKKSEGKMRRVWQKRRCAVQAEGFLDICHADENKPPTRVNLLTCQIKLVPDDKRGFDLISYNRTYHFQAEDEADQRAWMSVLVNCKERALLRAFDASGKAEAGQGNPSLVELQQAVIRCVTRLPGNDHCCDCSSQNDATWLSTNFGIIVCIECSGIHRDLGVHISRIQSLTLDNIGTAQLLLARHMTNQSFNEVMEATLHHNLKPTPTSTMEERYEFIRAKYVEKRYVMSTCADERDLLSDLEHAVNNRDLQQLLQVFAENVDLSAPLPTSDIGETALHLAILREMGNSLHLVDFLVQNMHAGSIDRTTTEGESALHLSARHDRAEAMKLLLRAGADPMLRNKQEKTPLDIAQEMGHHTCKELLSHALQRQKTLFDNVNIDWNLSHDEGSTDFSDDDTIIEDRNGCSTPEKKSRSRPPSYAGGGSGGPGDSPQTLRSRSSTCGSLQGGSSPSSSNRQQMPPPPPPQSRKPLVTVTSSAIASSDIGIVAAGNVHGSLKKRVAPPPPAALIGTASSNLLPSHYGTLPSSGTSTSSHSRTTSEPILAGHTLHTLPSSLNALNTQHHLHHKRSPSGDSSSSTAHGVEKVSTLQRPRNPPPPAPGPNAQHTTRLSNGRSSESLTSLCSEHALGNPVPPPRKPYLFYSLQPTSPGGGSGTGGSVSTGGLRRCRALYDCEADNEDELSFREGEVIVVTNEHTDDDNWMEGALERQPDRRGMFPISFVHMLQE; from the exons ATGCCAGGGCTCATTGCGGTCGGCGAGTTCGTCGAGGAGACCAAGGAGGACTACAACTCCCCGACCACCTCCACCTTCGTCTCGCGTATGCCTCAGTGCAGGCAGACCATCACATCGCTGGAGGAA ACATTGGACTTTGACAGAGATGGTCTGACGAAGCTGAAAAAGGCCATAAAGGCTATACACAATTCGGGAAATG ctcaCGTAGACAACGAGGTGTACCTCGGTCGGGCACTGGAGAAACTTGGGGACGCGGCATTGAAGGAACAGGAACCGGATATCGGCGCTGCCTTTCTTAAGTTCGCTGTAGTCACCAAGGAACTCAGCGCGCTGATGAAGACCTTG ATGCAGAATATAAACAATATCGTGATGTTCCCACTGGACTCGGTACTGAAGGGTGACCTCCGAGGTGTCAAGGGGGACTTGAAACGCCCATTTGAGAAAGCGTGGAAAGACTACGAGACGAAATATGCCAAgattgagaaagaaaagaagcaGCATGCCAAAGAGGCCGGACTTATACGGACTGAAGTGACGCCGGCGGAAATCGCCGATGAAATGGAGAAGGAACGACGAATGTTTCAGCTCCAGATGTGCGAGGTTCGAACCTTTTACTCCGGtcgtcttattgttagacCTATT TACCTCATCAAAGTCAACGAGATAAAAACTAAGAAAGGGATCGAGCTGCTTCAGCACTTAGTAGAGTATTATCACGCTCAAACGAA TTACTTTCAAGATGGCCTGAAGACAATAGAACATTTCGGTTCTTACGTAGCGGATCTCAGCGTTAAATTACAGAAGATCAGACAGACTCAAGATGAGGAACGGAAGCGATTAACCGAGCTCAGAAGTTTACTGCGAAATTCCGGCTGTGACAAAGAA ATGAACGTGAACGCGAGTGTAGGCTATTCGCTGCACCAGCTCCAGGGTGACAAGCAGCACGGCGTTACGCGGTCAGGTCATTTGCTGAAAAAAAGCGAGGGAAAGATGCGTCGAGTATGGCAGAAACGTCGGTGTGCCGTGCAAGCAGAGGGTTTCCTCGACATATGTCACGCAGATGAAAACAAACCGCCAACTAGAGTCAACTTGCTAACGTGCCAAATAAAACTTGTTCCCGACGACAAGCGGGGATTTGATCTGATAAGCT ACAACCGGACGTATCATTTCCAAGCTGAGGATGAGGCAGATCAGCGGGCCTGGATGTCGGTGTTGGTGAACTGCAAAGAACGAGCCCTGCTCAGAGCTTTTGACGCTAGCGGCAAAGCTGAGGCGGGCCAAGGAAACCCTAGCTTGGTTGAACTTCAACAGGCCGTTATTAGATGTGTCACTCGACTACCAGGGAACGACCATTGTTGCGATTGTTCCTCTCAGAACG ATGCTACGTGGTTGTCAACAAATTTCGGGATAATCGTCTGCATCGAATGTAGCGGTATTCACAGGGATCTCGGTGTTCATATATCGCGGATACAATCGTTGACTCTCGACAACATCGGGACGGCGCAGCTGTTGCTTGCACGTCACATGACGAACCAGTCGTTCAACGAAGTAATGGAAGCTACACTGCATCACAATCTGAAACCGACTCCAACCTCGACAAT GGAGGAGAGGTACGAATTCATACGCGCCAAGTATGTCGAGAAGAGATACGTTATGAGCACATGCGCCGACGAACGTGATCTTCTGTCGGACTTGGAACATGCCGTGAACAACAGGGACCTACAACAGTTACTCCAAGTATTTGCTGAAAATGTGGATCTATCGGCACCGCTCCCTACTTCG GATATCGGCGAGACGGCACTCCACCTGGCGATACTACGTGAAATGGGAAACAGCCTGCACCTAGTCGATTTTCTTGTTCAAAATATGCACGCTGGCAGCATCGACAGAACTACAACTGAGGGTGAATCGGCACTCCACTTATCCGCAAGACACGACAGAGCTGAGGCGATGAAGCTCCTTCTCAGGGCTGGAGCTGATCCGATGCTGAGGAACAAGCAAGAAAAGACACCGCTTGATATTGCACAGGAGATGGGGCATCACACGTGTAAAGAACTG CTTAGCCATGCTCTTCAGAGGCAAAAAACGTTGTTTGATAATGTGAACATCGACTGGAACTTGTCGCATGACGAGGGCTCAACCGATTTTTCTGACGACGATACGATCATCGAAGACAGA AACGGATGTTCGACACCAGAGAAAAAATCGCGTAGCAGGCCACCGTCTTACGCCGGGGGTGGAAGTGGCGGACCAGGAGACTCGCCCCAGACCTTGCGAAGTCGAAGCAGTACATGCGGAAGTCTTCAGGGTGGTTCCTCGCCGAGTTCGTCGAATAGACAACAAATGCCACCGCCACCACCACCGCAGAGTCGGAAACCCCTCGTAACTG TTACGTCTTCTGCGATCGCATCTTCGGACATCGGGATTGTAGCGGCAGGCAACGTTCACGGGTCATTGAAGAAACGCGTCGCGCCTCCTCCGCCCGCGGCGTTGATTGGGACAGCCAGCTCGAATCTCTTACCTTCCCACTACGGCACCCTACCGTCTTCCGGAACTTCGACTTCCTCTCACAGTCGGACAACCAGTGAGCCGATTCTGGCCGGTCACACGCTCCATACTCTGCCGAGCTCGTTGAATGCCCTGAACACCCAACACCACCTGCATCACAAGCGGTCCCCCAGTGGCGACTCATCCTCCTCTACGGCACACG GTGTAGAGAAGGTATCTACACTCCAGAGGCCGCGAAACCCACCACCGCCAGCACCAGGGCCAAATGCTCAGCATACGACGAGACTGAGCAATGGACGGAGCAGTGAGTCCCTCACATCCTTGTGTTCCGAACATGCGTTGGGTAACCCCGTGCCACCACCGAGAAAG
- the LOC124304892 gene encoding arfGAP with SH3 domain, ANK repeat and PH domain-containing protein isoform X5: protein MPGLIAVGEFVEETKEDYNSPTTSTFVSRMPQCRQTITSLEETLDFDRDGLTKLKKAIKAIHNSGNAHVDNEVYLGRALEKLGDAALKEQEPDIGAAFLKFAVVTKELSALMKTLMQNINNIVMFPLDSVLKGDLRGVKGDLKRPFEKAWKDYETKYAKIEKEKKQHAKEAGLIRTEVTPAEIADEMEKERRMFQLQMCEVRTFYSGRLIVRPIYLIKVNEIKTKKGIELLQHLVEYYHAQTNYFQDGLKTIEHFGSYVADLSVKLQKIRQTQDEERKRLTELRSLLRNSGCDKEMNVNASVGYSLHQLQGDKQHGVTRSGHLLKKSEGKMRRVWQKRRCAVQAEGFLDICHADENKPPTRVNLLTCQIKLVPDDKRGFDLISYNRTYHFQAEDEADQRAWMSVLVNCKERALLRAFDASGKAEAGQGNPSLVELQQAVIRCVTRLPGNDHCCDCSSQNDATWLSTNFGIIVCIECSGIHRDLGVHISRIQSLTLDNIGTAQLLLARHMTNQSFNEVMEATLHHNLKPTPTSTMEERYEFIRAKYVEKRYVMSTCADERDLLSDLEHAVNNRDLQQLLQVFAENVDLSAPLPTSDIGETALHLAILREMGNSLHLVDFLVQNMHAGSIDRTTTEGESALHLSARHDRAEAMKLLLRAGADPMLRNKQEKTPLDIAQEMGHHTCKELLSHALQRQKTLFDNVNIDWNLSHDEGSTDFSDDDTIIEDRNGCSTPEKKSRSRPPSYAGGGSGGPGDSPQTLRSRSSTCGSLQGGSSPSSSNRQQMPPPPPPQSRKPLVTVTSSAIASSDIGIVAAGNVHGSLKKRVAPPPPAALIGTASSNLLPSHYGTLPSSGTSTSSHSRTTSEPILAGHTLHTLPSSLNALNTQHHLHHKRSPSGDSSSSTAHGVEKVSTLQRPRNPPPPAPGPNAQHTTRLSNGRSSESLTSLCSEHALGNPVPPPRKPTSPGGGSGTGGSVSTGGLRRCRALYDCEADNEDELSFREGEVIVVTNEHTDDDNWMEGALERQPDRRGMFPISFVHMLQE from the exons ATGCCAGGGCTCATTGCGGTCGGCGAGTTCGTCGAGGAGACCAAGGAGGACTACAACTCCCCGACCACCTCCACCTTCGTCTCGCGTATGCCTCAGTGCAGGCAGACCATCACATCGCTGGAGGAA ACATTGGACTTTGACAGAGATGGTCTGACGAAGCTGAAAAAGGCCATAAAGGCTATACACAATTCGGGAAATG ctcaCGTAGACAACGAGGTGTACCTCGGTCGGGCACTGGAGAAACTTGGGGACGCGGCATTGAAGGAACAGGAACCGGATATCGGCGCTGCCTTTCTTAAGTTCGCTGTAGTCACCAAGGAACTCAGCGCGCTGATGAAGACCTTG ATGCAGAATATAAACAATATCGTGATGTTCCCACTGGACTCGGTACTGAAGGGTGACCTCCGAGGTGTCAAGGGGGACTTGAAACGCCCATTTGAGAAAGCGTGGAAAGACTACGAGACGAAATATGCCAAgattgagaaagaaaagaagcaGCATGCCAAAGAGGCCGGACTTATACGGACTGAAGTGACGCCGGCGGAAATCGCCGATGAAATGGAGAAGGAACGACGAATGTTTCAGCTCCAGATGTGCGAGGTTCGAACCTTTTACTCCGGtcgtcttattgttagacCTATT TACCTCATCAAAGTCAACGAGATAAAAACTAAGAAAGGGATCGAGCTGCTTCAGCACTTAGTAGAGTATTATCACGCTCAAACGAA TTACTTTCAAGATGGCCTGAAGACAATAGAACATTTCGGTTCTTACGTAGCGGATCTCAGCGTTAAATTACAGAAGATCAGACAGACTCAAGATGAGGAACGGAAGCGATTAACCGAGCTCAGAAGTTTACTGCGAAATTCCGGCTGTGACAAAGAA ATGAACGTGAACGCGAGTGTAGGCTATTCGCTGCACCAGCTCCAGGGTGACAAGCAGCACGGCGTTACGCGGTCAGGTCATTTGCTGAAAAAAAGCGAGGGAAAGATGCGTCGAGTATGGCAGAAACGTCGGTGTGCCGTGCAAGCAGAGGGTTTCCTCGACATATGTCACGCAGATGAAAACAAACCGCCAACTAGAGTCAACTTGCTAACGTGCCAAATAAAACTTGTTCCCGACGACAAGCGGGGATTTGATCTGATAAGCT ACAACCGGACGTATCATTTCCAAGCTGAGGATGAGGCAGATCAGCGGGCCTGGATGTCGGTGTTGGTGAACTGCAAAGAACGAGCCCTGCTCAGAGCTTTTGACGCTAGCGGCAAAGCTGAGGCGGGCCAAGGAAACCCTAGCTTGGTTGAACTTCAACAGGCCGTTATTAGATGTGTCACTCGACTACCAGGGAACGACCATTGTTGCGATTGTTCCTCTCAGAACG ATGCTACGTGGTTGTCAACAAATTTCGGGATAATCGTCTGCATCGAATGTAGCGGTATTCACAGGGATCTCGGTGTTCATATATCGCGGATACAATCGTTGACTCTCGACAACATCGGGACGGCGCAGCTGTTGCTTGCACGTCACATGACGAACCAGTCGTTCAACGAAGTAATGGAAGCTACACTGCATCACAATCTGAAACCGACTCCAACCTCGACAAT GGAGGAGAGGTACGAATTCATACGCGCCAAGTATGTCGAGAAGAGATACGTTATGAGCACATGCGCCGACGAACGTGATCTTCTGTCGGACTTGGAACATGCCGTGAACAACAGGGACCTACAACAGTTACTCCAAGTATTTGCTGAAAATGTGGATCTATCGGCACCGCTCCCTACTTCG GATATCGGCGAGACGGCACTCCACCTGGCGATACTACGTGAAATGGGAAACAGCCTGCACCTAGTCGATTTTCTTGTTCAAAATATGCACGCTGGCAGCATCGACAGAACTACAACTGAGGGTGAATCGGCACTCCACTTATCCGCAAGACACGACAGAGCTGAGGCGATGAAGCTCCTTCTCAGGGCTGGAGCTGATCCGATGCTGAGGAACAAGCAAGAAAAGACACCGCTTGATATTGCACAGGAGATGGGGCATCACACGTGTAAAGAACTG CTTAGCCATGCTCTTCAGAGGCAAAAAACGTTGTTTGATAATGTGAACATCGACTGGAACTTGTCGCATGACGAGGGCTCAACCGATTTTTCTGACGACGATACGATCATCGAAGACAGA AACGGATGTTCGACACCAGAGAAAAAATCGCGTAGCAGGCCACCGTCTTACGCCGGGGGTGGAAGTGGCGGACCAGGAGACTCGCCCCAGACCTTGCGAAGTCGAAGCAGTACATGCGGAAGTCTTCAGGGTGGTTCCTCGCCGAGTTCGTCGAATAGACAACAAATGCCACCGCCACCACCACCGCAGAGTCGGAAACCCCTCGTAACTG TTACGTCTTCTGCGATCGCATCTTCGGACATCGGGATTGTAGCGGCAGGCAACGTTCACGGGTCATTGAAGAAACGCGTCGCGCCTCCTCCGCCCGCGGCGTTGATTGGGACAGCCAGCTCGAATCTCTTACCTTCCCACTACGGCACCCTACCGTCTTCCGGAACTTCGACTTCCTCTCACAGTCGGACAACCAGTGAGCCGATTCTGGCCGGTCACACGCTCCATACTCTGCCGAGCTCGTTGAATGCCCTGAACACCCAACACCACCTGCATCACAAGCGGTCCCCCAGTGGCGACTCATCCTCCTCTACGGCACACG GTGTAGAGAAGGTATCTACACTCCAGAGGCCGCGAAACCCACCACCGCCAGCACCAGGGCCAAATGCTCAGCATACGACGAGACTGAGCAATGGACGGAGCAGTGAGTCCCTCACATCCTTGTGTTCCGAACATGCGTTGGGTAACCCCGTGCCACCACCGAGAAAG
- the LOC124304892 gene encoding arfGAP with SH3 domain, ANK repeat and PH domain-containing protein isoform X9 has product MPGLIAVGEFVEETKEDYNSPTTSTFVSRMPQCRQTITSLEETLDFDRDGLTKLKKAIKAIHNSGNAHVDNEVYLGRALEKLGDAALKEQEPDIGAAFLKFAVVTKELSALMKTLMQNINNIVMFPLDSVLKGDLRGVKGDLKRPFEKAWKDYETKYAKIEKEKKQHAKEAGLIRTEVTPAEIADEMEKERRMFQLQMCEVRTFYSGRLIVRPIYLIKVNEIKTKKGIELLQHLVEYYHAQTNYFQDGLKTIEHFGSYVADLSVKLQKIRQTQDEERKRLTELRSLLRNSGCDKEMNVNASVGYSLHQLQGDKQHGVTRSGHLLKKSEGKMRRVWQKRRCAVQAEGFLDICHADENKPPTRVNLLTCQIKLVPDDKRGFDLISYNRTYHFQAEDEADQRAWMSVLVNCKERALLRAFDASGKAEAGQGNPSLVELQQAVIRCVTRLPGNDHCCDCSSQNDATWLSTNFGIIVCIECSGIHRDLGVHISRIQSLTLDNIGTAQLLLARHMTNQSFNEVMEATLHHNLKPTPTSTMEERYEFIRAKYVEKRYVMSTCADERDLLSDLEHAVNNRDLQQLLQVFAENVDLSAPLPTSDIGETALHLAILREMGNSLHLVDFLVQNMHAGSIDRTTTEGESALHLSARHDRAEAMKLLLRAGADPMLRNKQEKTPLDIAQEMGHHTCKELLSHALQRQKTLFDNVNIDWNLSHDEGSTDFSDDDTIIEDRNGCSTPEKKSRSRPPSYAGGGSGGPGDSPQTLRSRSSTCGSLQGGSSPSSSNRQQMPPPPPPQSRKPLVTVTSSAIASSDIGIVAAGNVHGSLKKRVAPPPPAALIGTASSNLLPSHYGTLPSSGTSTSSHSRTTSEPILAGHTLHTLPSSLNALNTQHHLHHKRSPSGDSSSSTAHGVEKVSTLQRPRNPPPPAPGPNAQHTTRLSNGRSSESLTSLCSEHALGNPVPPPRKVH; this is encoded by the exons ATGCCAGGGCTCATTGCGGTCGGCGAGTTCGTCGAGGAGACCAAGGAGGACTACAACTCCCCGACCACCTCCACCTTCGTCTCGCGTATGCCTCAGTGCAGGCAGACCATCACATCGCTGGAGGAA ACATTGGACTTTGACAGAGATGGTCTGACGAAGCTGAAAAAGGCCATAAAGGCTATACACAATTCGGGAAATG ctcaCGTAGACAACGAGGTGTACCTCGGTCGGGCACTGGAGAAACTTGGGGACGCGGCATTGAAGGAACAGGAACCGGATATCGGCGCTGCCTTTCTTAAGTTCGCTGTAGTCACCAAGGAACTCAGCGCGCTGATGAAGACCTTG ATGCAGAATATAAACAATATCGTGATGTTCCCACTGGACTCGGTACTGAAGGGTGACCTCCGAGGTGTCAAGGGGGACTTGAAACGCCCATTTGAGAAAGCGTGGAAAGACTACGAGACGAAATATGCCAAgattgagaaagaaaagaagcaGCATGCCAAAGAGGCCGGACTTATACGGACTGAAGTGACGCCGGCGGAAATCGCCGATGAAATGGAGAAGGAACGACGAATGTTTCAGCTCCAGATGTGCGAGGTTCGAACCTTTTACTCCGGtcgtcttattgttagacCTATT TACCTCATCAAAGTCAACGAGATAAAAACTAAGAAAGGGATCGAGCTGCTTCAGCACTTAGTAGAGTATTATCACGCTCAAACGAA TTACTTTCAAGATGGCCTGAAGACAATAGAACATTTCGGTTCTTACGTAGCGGATCTCAGCGTTAAATTACAGAAGATCAGACAGACTCAAGATGAGGAACGGAAGCGATTAACCGAGCTCAGAAGTTTACTGCGAAATTCCGGCTGTGACAAAGAA ATGAACGTGAACGCGAGTGTAGGCTATTCGCTGCACCAGCTCCAGGGTGACAAGCAGCACGGCGTTACGCGGTCAGGTCATTTGCTGAAAAAAAGCGAGGGAAAGATGCGTCGAGTATGGCAGAAACGTCGGTGTGCCGTGCAAGCAGAGGGTTTCCTCGACATATGTCACGCAGATGAAAACAAACCGCCAACTAGAGTCAACTTGCTAACGTGCCAAATAAAACTTGTTCCCGACGACAAGCGGGGATTTGATCTGATAAGCT ACAACCGGACGTATCATTTCCAAGCTGAGGATGAGGCAGATCAGCGGGCCTGGATGTCGGTGTTGGTGAACTGCAAAGAACGAGCCCTGCTCAGAGCTTTTGACGCTAGCGGCAAAGCTGAGGCGGGCCAAGGAAACCCTAGCTTGGTTGAACTTCAACAGGCCGTTATTAGATGTGTCACTCGACTACCAGGGAACGACCATTGTTGCGATTGTTCCTCTCAGAACG ATGCTACGTGGTTGTCAACAAATTTCGGGATAATCGTCTGCATCGAATGTAGCGGTATTCACAGGGATCTCGGTGTTCATATATCGCGGATACAATCGTTGACTCTCGACAACATCGGGACGGCGCAGCTGTTGCTTGCACGTCACATGACGAACCAGTCGTTCAACGAAGTAATGGAAGCTACACTGCATCACAATCTGAAACCGACTCCAACCTCGACAAT GGAGGAGAGGTACGAATTCATACGCGCCAAGTATGTCGAGAAGAGATACGTTATGAGCACATGCGCCGACGAACGTGATCTTCTGTCGGACTTGGAACATGCCGTGAACAACAGGGACCTACAACAGTTACTCCAAGTATTTGCTGAAAATGTGGATCTATCGGCACCGCTCCCTACTTCG GATATCGGCGAGACGGCACTCCACCTGGCGATACTACGTGAAATGGGAAACAGCCTGCACCTAGTCGATTTTCTTGTTCAAAATATGCACGCTGGCAGCATCGACAGAACTACAACTGAGGGTGAATCGGCACTCCACTTATCCGCAAGACACGACAGAGCTGAGGCGATGAAGCTCCTTCTCAGGGCTGGAGCTGATCCGATGCTGAGGAACAAGCAAGAAAAGACACCGCTTGATATTGCACAGGAGATGGGGCATCACACGTGTAAAGAACTG CTTAGCCATGCTCTTCAGAGGCAAAAAACGTTGTTTGATAATGTGAACATCGACTGGAACTTGTCGCATGACGAGGGCTCAACCGATTTTTCTGACGACGATACGATCATCGAAGACAGA AACGGATGTTCGACACCAGAGAAAAAATCGCGTAGCAGGCCACCGTCTTACGCCGGGGGTGGAAGTGGCGGACCAGGAGACTCGCCCCAGACCTTGCGAAGTCGAAGCAGTACATGCGGAAGTCTTCAGGGTGGTTCCTCGCCGAGTTCGTCGAATAGACAACAAATGCCACCGCCACCACCACCGCAGAGTCGGAAACCCCTCGTAACTG TTACGTCTTCTGCGATCGCATCTTCGGACATCGGGATTGTAGCGGCAGGCAACGTTCACGGGTCATTGAAGAAACGCGTCGCGCCTCCTCCGCCCGCGGCGTTGATTGGGACAGCCAGCTCGAATCTCTTACCTTCCCACTACGGCACCCTACCGTCTTCCGGAACTTCGACTTCCTCTCACAGTCGGACAACCAGTGAGCCGATTCTGGCCGGTCACACGCTCCATACTCTGCCGAGCTCGTTGAATGCCCTGAACACCCAACACCACCTGCATCACAAGCGGTCCCCCAGTGGCGACTCATCCTCCTCTACGGCACACG GTGTAGAGAAGGTATCTACACTCCAGAGGCCGCGAAACCCACCACCGCCAGCACCAGGGCCAAATGCTCAGCATACGACGAGACTGAGCAATGGACGGAGCAGTGAGTCCCTCACATCCTTGTGTTCCGAACATGCGTTGGGTAACCCCGTGCCACCACCGAGAAAG